The following proteins come from a genomic window of Ferrovibrio sp. MS7:
- a CDS encoding thiamine pyrophosphate-dependent dehydrogenase E1 component subunit alpha, producing MNQTNIALPILEALYRTMCRIRAFEDAAEAASKGGVAAFGQAAAGTAQVRGPLHLSTGQEAVPAGVCAHLKPADYLTSTHRGHGHTLAKGADLTRMMQELFGRAPGFCGGRGGSMHIADFSVGMLGANGVVAAGIPIAVGAAQSIRLRGIDAIAVTFFGDGAINRGPFAESLNWAAAFKLPVLFVCEDNQWSATTKTGPVSAGDGAAARARAHGIPAEMVDGNDAWAVHEAAKALVADVRAGKGPRLLHAKTYRFKGHVSVDPASYRDPKELEAALLNDPFGVTARQLRDAGLSEARIEAIMAEARAEVAKAVQAAADAPWPETSAAFTQIQDTGAGQWL from the coding sequence GTGAACCAGACCAATATCGCCTTGCCCATTCTGGAGGCGCTCTACCGCACCATGTGCCGCATTCGCGCCTTCGAGGATGCCGCCGAGGCCGCCAGCAAGGGCGGCGTCGCCGCCTTCGGCCAGGCCGCCGCCGGCACCGCCCAGGTGCGCGGCCCGCTGCATCTCTCCACCGGCCAGGAAGCCGTGCCGGCTGGCGTCTGCGCCCATCTCAAGCCCGCCGACTATCTCACCTCGACCCATCGCGGCCATGGCCACACGCTGGCCAAGGGCGCCGACCTCACCCGCATGATGCAGGAATTGTTCGGCCGCGCGCCGGGCTTCTGCGGCGGCCGGGGCGGCTCGATGCATATCGCCGATTTCTCGGTCGGCATGCTGGGCGCCAATGGCGTCGTCGCCGCCGGCATACCGATTGCGGTCGGCGCGGCGCAGTCGATCCGGCTGCGCGGTATCGACGCCATCGCGGTGACCTTCTTCGGCGATGGCGCGATCAATCGCGGTCCCTTCGCCGAAAGCCTGAACTGGGCCGCCGCCTTCAAGCTGCCGGTACTGTTCGTCTGCGAGGACAACCAATGGTCCGCCACCACCAAAACCGGCCCGGTCTCGGCCGGCGATGGCGCCGCCGCCCGCGCCCGCGCGCACGGCATCCCGGCGGAAATGGTGGATGGCAATGATGCCTGGGCGGTGCATGAAGCCGCCAAGGCATTGGTCGCCGATGTGCGCGCCGGCAAGGGTCCGCGCCTGCTGCATGCCAAGACCTACCGTTTCAAGGGCCATGTCTCGGTCGATCCGGCGAGCTACCGCGACCCGAAGGAACTGGAAGCCGCCTTGCTGAACGATCCCTTCGGTGTCACCGCGCGGCAATTGCGCGATGCCGGGCTGTCGGAGGCCCGTATCGAGGCGATCATGGCCGAGGCACGCGCCGAAGTGGCGAAGGCCGTGCAGGCTGCCGCCGATGCGCCCTGGCCCGAGACCAGCGCCGCCTTCACGCAAATTCAGGATACGGGGGCCGGGCAATGGCTGTGA
- the cydB gene encoding cytochrome d ubiquinol oxidase subunit II: protein MTLDLPLIWAGLIAVAIIAYVILDGFDLGVGMLFPLFKREDERDTLMNSVAPVWDGNETWLILGGGGLLAAFPLAYSIVLPALYAPLTLMLLGLIFRGVAFEFRWRTARWKRVWDYAFAVGSVVAAFTQGIALGGLIQGIKVVDRAYAGGWWDWLSPFSLATGFALAAGYCLLGACWLIIKTDGEIQARCYGYARWLAIVLVGMIGIVSLWTPFLDAKFLARWFTWPNIALTAPMPLLVLAAAWALWRGLRDKTREKQPFLAALALFVLSYIGLGISFWPLMVPPSITIWDAAAPDISLGFLLVGALVLLPIILAYTGYAYWVFRGKVDKHAGYH, encoded by the coding sequence ATGACTCTCGACCTGCCGCTGATCTGGGCCGGCCTGATCGCCGTTGCCATCATCGCCTATGTCATCCTCGATGGCTTCGACCTCGGCGTCGGCATGCTGTTTCCGCTGTTCAAGCGCGAGGATGAACGCGACACACTGATGAATTCCGTCGCCCCGGTCTGGGATGGCAACGAGACCTGGCTGATCCTCGGTGGCGGCGGCCTGCTTGCCGCTTTCCCGTTGGCTTACTCGATTGTGCTGCCGGCACTCTATGCGCCGCTCACCCTGATGTTGCTCGGCCTGATCTTCCGTGGCGTGGCGTTTGAATTCCGCTGGCGCACCGCGCGCTGGAAGCGCGTGTGGGACTACGCCTTCGCCGTCGGCTCGGTGGTGGCGGCCTTCACGCAAGGCATCGCGCTCGGCGGCCTGATCCAGGGCATCAAGGTGGTGGACCGCGCCTATGCCGGCGGCTGGTGGGACTGGCTTTCGCCGTTCAGCCTCGCCACCGGCTTCGCGCTTGCTGCCGGCTACTGTCTGCTCGGTGCCTGCTGGCTGATCATCAAGACCGATGGCGAGATCCAGGCGCGCTGCTACGGCTATGCGCGCTGGCTGGCTATCGTGCTGGTCGGCATGATCGGCATTGTCAGCCTGTGGACGCCGTTCCTCGATGCCAAATTCCTGGCGCGCTGGTTCACCTGGCCGAACATTGCCCTCACCGCGCCGATGCCGCTGCTGGTGCTGGCCGCCGCCTGGGCGCTGTGGCGCGGCCTGCGGGACAAGACGCGCGAAAAGCAGCCCTTCCTGGCGGCTTTGGCCTTGTTCGTGCTGTCCTATATCGGGCTCGGTATCAGTTTCTGGCCGCTGATGGTGCCGCCCAGCATCACCATCTGGGACGCGGCGGCACCCGATATCAGCCTGGGTTTCCTGCTGGTTGGTGCCCTGGTGCTGCTGCCGATCATCCTGGCCTATACCGGCTATGCCTATTGGGTGTTCCGCGGCAAGGTGGACAAGCATGCCGGATACCATTGA
- a CDS encoding HlyD family secretion protein, whose translation MDEAIEIGDTASRRIGRSNGALRRLLLLGLPLLAAAIAGYLYLQGGRYITVDNAYIRAEKLNLAPEVAGIVSAVLVRDNETVRAGQVLFRLDPEPYRIVLTGAEAQLDAVRNEIATTRAQYRQALAEIKQAEADLAYMEREFNRQRDLAERRVATQQKFEDAQRNLDVARQRILVLRQQAQAVLASLGGNPDRPTDEHPRVRQAMAQVAKAGRDLRQTTVTAPTAGTLANLDAVRTGRYLEIGQPALSIVATAGAWLEANPKETDLGTIKPGDAVTVEVDAYPGRVWRGVVESLSPASGAEFALLPPQNASGNWVKVVQRVPVRIRLQPEPGAPELRAGMSATASIDSGRQRSLSDVLRSLKQWAGL comes from the coding sequence ATGGATGAGGCAATCGAGATCGGCGATACCGCTTCGCGGCGCATCGGCCGCAGCAATGGCGCGCTGCGCCGCCTGCTGCTGCTCGGCCTGCCGCTGCTCGCTGCCGCCATCGCCGGCTACCTCTATCTGCAAGGCGGCCGCTATATCACCGTCGACAACGCCTATATCCGCGCCGAGAAGCTGAACCTGGCGCCGGAAGTCGCCGGCATCGTCAGCGCCGTGCTGGTGCGCGACAACGAAACCGTAAGGGCCGGCCAGGTGCTGTTCCGGCTCGATCCAGAGCCTTATCGCATTGTACTCACCGGCGCCGAGGCGCAGCTCGATGCGGTGCGCAACGAGATCGCCACCACGCGGGCGCAATACCGTCAGGCCCTGGCCGAGATCAAGCAGGCGGAAGCCGACCTCGCCTATATGGAGCGCGAGTTCAACCGCCAGCGCGATCTGGCCGAACGCCGCGTGGCGACACAACAGAAATTCGAGGATGCGCAGCGCAACCTGGATGTCGCCCGCCAGCGTATCCTGGTGCTGCGCCAGCAGGCCCAGGCGGTGCTGGCCAGTCTGGGCGGCAATCCCGACCGCCCGACCGACGAGCATCCGCGCGTGCGTCAGGCCATGGCCCAAGTGGCGAAAGCCGGGCGCGACCTGCGCCAGACCACGGTGACGGCACCGACCGCCGGCACGCTGGCCAACCTGGATGCCGTGCGCACAGGCCGCTATCTCGAAATCGGCCAGCCTGCCCTGAGCATCGTTGCCACCGCCGGCGCTTGGCTGGAAGCCAATCCGAAGGAAACCGATCTCGGCACCATCAAGCCGGGCGATGCGGTTACGGTGGAAGTGGATGCCTATCCCGGCCGCGTGTGGCGCGGCGTGGTGGAAAGCCTGAGCCCGGCCTCGGGCGCTGAATTCGCCTTGCTGCCGCCGCAGAATGCCAGCGGCAACTGGGTCAAAGTGGTGCAGCGCGTGCCGGTGCGCATCCGGCTGCAGCCTGAACCCGGCGCACCGGAGCTGCGCGCCGGCATGAGCGCCACGGCCAGCATCGACAGCGGCCGACAGCGCAGCCTGAGCGATGTGCTGCGAAGCCTGAAGCAATGGGCCGGGCTGTAG
- a CDS encoding MarR family winged helix-turn-helix transcriptional regulator codes for MHDVARLLRKQFEQRARAFGRDFTRAHWSVLSHLSRREGIHQAGLAEILEIEPISLVRLLDRLESDGLVERRPDPRDRRTRRLYLTPAAHPVLTEMRALGAAVRQEALAGISPADQETLLAALQVMKANLLQNDAEDAANG; via the coding sequence ATGCACGACGTAGCCCGCCTGCTCCGCAAGCAGTTCGAGCAGCGTGCCCGTGCCTTCGGTCGCGACTTCACCCGCGCCCATTGGTCGGTGCTGTCGCATCTCTCGCGCCGCGAAGGCATCCACCAAGCCGGCCTGGCGGAAATCCTGGAGATCGAGCCGATCAGCCTGGTGCGGCTGCTCGACCGCCTGGAAAGCGACGGGCTGGTGGAGCGACGGCCCGATCCGCGCGACCGTCGCACGCGGCGCCTCTATCTAACTCCCGCCGCCCATCCGGTGCTGACCGAGATGCGCGCGCTGGGTGCCGCCGTACGCCAGGAAGCCCTGGCCGGCATCAGCCCGGCGGATCAGGAAACGCTGCTCGCGGCGTTGCAGGTGATGAAGGCAAACCTGCTGCAAAATGACGCCGAGGATGCGGCCAATGGATGA
- a CDS encoding TetR/AcrR family transcriptional regulator yields MAKREAVRQEPKLGLVTVEAVPSEGRAMARRRKIITEAARQFVKQGFDGTSMRDIAAASGIMAGSLYYHFASKEDLFVAVHATGMDLMETSVKRALIGVSDPWARLEAAAEAHCEALVNWSDLGAIVTAHFSPSMAKIQPELIVRRDRYEVIIKELIAALDLPAEIDPAVFRLHFLGALNWIPTWYRAGGEFTPARIGRQLVRMLRDGGKGKAAAKAGAKPAKRRVKPAK; encoded by the coding sequence ATGGCCAAGCGTGAGGCGGTGCGGCAGGAGCCGAAGCTGGGGCTGGTAACGGTGGAAGCCGTGCCATCCGAGGGCCGCGCCATGGCGCGGCGGCGCAAGATCATCACTGAAGCGGCGCGGCAATTCGTCAAGCAGGGCTTCGACGGCACCTCGATGCGCGACATTGCCGCCGCGTCAGGCATCATGGCCGGCTCGCTCTATTATCACTTCGCCTCCAAGGAAGACCTGTTCGTTGCCGTGCATGCCACTGGCATGGACCTGATGGAGACTTCCGTGAAGCGGGCGCTGATTGGCGTCAGCGACCCCTGGGCGCGGCTTGAAGCGGCAGCGGAAGCGCATTGCGAAGCGCTGGTGAACTGGTCTGATCTCGGTGCCATCGTCACCGCGCATTTCTCGCCCTCGATGGCCAAGATCCAACCCGAGCTGATCGTGCGGCGCGACCGCTACGAGGTGATCATCAAGGAACTGATCGCGGCTTTGGACCTGCCAGCCGAAATCGATCCGGCGGTCTTCCGGCTGCATTTCCTAGGTGCGCTGAACTGGATTCCCACTTGGTATCGCGCTGGCGGTGAATTCACCCCGGCGCGCATCGGGCGGCAACTGGTGCGCATGCTGCGCGATGGTGGCAAGGGGAAGGCAGCGGCTAAAGCCGGCGCCAAACCGGCAAAGCGGCGCGTAAAGCCAGCGAAGTAA
- a CDS encoding TetR/AcrR family transcriptional regulator, which produces MPRTQAARNTRPASGGRKQETPAPSRRKQESHEKVLRAAARAIRAEGPGRVGVLEVMREAGLTHGGFYAHFASKDALIAEAIAWMFASARAKREARAALDPDSDTLDAWIESYVSRRHRDDPGSGCPLTALISHMPHASPEARAAFDAGLANMAGRVAGKLKGSEAKRRQQALALIAQMAGAVALSRAVSDPALSDSILDSARTELRQKVA; this is translated from the coding sequence ATGCCCCGCACCCAAGCTGCCCGCAACACCCGTCCCGCATCCGGTGGGCGCAAGCAGGAGACGCCCGCGCCGAGCAGGCGCAAGCAGGAGAGTCACGAGAAAGTGCTGCGTGCCGCCGCCCGCGCCATTCGTGCCGAGGGGCCGGGCCGTGTCGGCGTGCTGGAGGTGATGCGCGAAGCCGGGCTGACCCATGGCGGCTTCTACGCCCATTTCGCCTCCAAGGACGCGCTGATCGCCGAAGCCATCGCCTGGATGTTCGCCAGCGCGCGTGCCAAGCGCGAGGCGCGCGCCGCGCTGGACCCGGATAGCGACACGCTGGATGCCTGGATCGAGAGTTACGTCTCGCGCCGCCACCGCGACGATCCCGGCAGCGGCTGTCCGCTCACCGCCTTGATCAGCCATATGCCGCATGCTTCGCCCGAGGCGCGCGCCGCTTTCGATGCCGGCCTTGCCAACATGGCCGGACGCGTCGCCGGCAAACTGAAAGGCAGCGAGGCGAAGCGCCGCCAGCAGGCCCTGGCGTTGATCGCGCAGATGGCCGGCGCGGTGGCGTTGTCACGCGCGGTCAGCGATCCGGCACTTTCGGACAGCATTCTCGATTCAGCGCGCACGGAACTGCGCCAGAAGGTGGCGTAA
- a CDS encoding PAS domain-containing protein: MSPRAPIEPFTPHTASDLLEWGEDYAALFDYWQELRGPDRLPDWRRFDPIRMPKHLSRLWAIEVHEPYRLRYRLVGTHISGSYGRDPTGKWVDEVWPHFGPEQGTRYREAVASAEPSFRRGKPRMMVQREWGMIENLVLPFRHEGLFGLVLGYSHLYDADGQSIF, from the coding sequence ATGTCGCCGCGCGCACCCATAGAGCCCTTCACGCCGCACACTGCCTCGGACCTGCTGGAATGGGGCGAGGATTATGCCGCGCTGTTCGATTACTGGCAGGAATTGCGCGGCCCGGACCGGCTGCCCGACTGGCGCCGCTTCGATCCGATCCGGATGCCGAAGCATCTTTCCCGGCTCTGGGCCATCGAAGTGCATGAACCCTACCGGCTGCGCTACCGCCTGGTCGGCACCCATATCTCGGGCTCCTATGGCCGCGACCCGACGGGCAAGTGGGTCGATGAGGTGTGGCCGCATTTCGGCCCCGAGCAGGGCACACGCTACCGCGAGGCGGTGGCCAGCGCCGAACCCAGCTTCCGCCGGGGGAAGCCGCGCATGATGGTGCAGCGTGAATGGGGCATGATCGAAAATCTGGTGCTGCCCTTCCGCCACGAAGGCCTGTTCGGCCTGGTGCTGGGCTATTCGCATCTCTACGACGCCGACGGGCAGTCGATTTTCTAG
- a CDS encoding MATE family efflux transporter, translated as MTAQQKIAKPAKAPLVGEKLLTTPILSTLLSLTIPNTIAMLATALAAVAETAYVGRLGVEPLAAMALAFPMVMLMQMMSAGAMGGGVSSAVSRAIGAGDIPRANALALHAIAIAVIAAACFTLFFLTLGPAIYRLLGGSGGALQQAVIYSNMLFAGALAIWLFNTLASVLRGTGNMAMPSLLGLLLAGFQVLLGGFLGLGFGGFEGIGIIGLAIAQVAAFGLAALVLLWYLISGRSRLVLRFSGVPFQRAMFLDILKVGAVSCLSPLQSVLTVLIFTGLVARFGTEALAGYGIGARLEFLLVPIAFSVGVASVPMVGMAVGAGAIARARRVAWTAGAVAATALGLIGLVVVIAPESWSGLFTRDPAVLEAARQYLTAAGFGFPFFGVGLCLYFASQGAGRIVGPVLTATIRLVLVAAGGWWLTQIGAPVWTLFALAGVAMAAYGLATAATVYFTDWSKK; from the coding sequence ATGACTGCGCAACAGAAGATTGCCAAGCCGGCCAAGGCGCCGCTGGTCGGCGAGAAGCTGCTCACCACACCGATCCTCTCGACCCTGTTGTCGCTCACCATCCCCAATACCATCGCCATGCTGGCGACGGCGTTGGCGGCGGTTGCCGAAACCGCCTATGTCGGCCGCCTCGGCGTCGAGCCGCTGGCGGCAATGGCACTGGCTTTCCCAATGGTGATGCTGATGCAGATGATGTCGGCCGGTGCCATGGGCGGCGGTGTCTCTTCCGCCGTCAGCCGCGCCATCGGTGCCGGCGATATTCCGCGTGCCAACGCGCTGGCGCTGCATGCCATCGCCATCGCGGTGATCGCGGCGGCCTGTTTCACGCTGTTCTTCTTAACATTAGGCCCGGCGATCTACCGTCTGCTCGGCGGCAGCGGCGGCGCGCTGCAGCAGGCAGTGATCTATTCCAACATGCTGTTCGCCGGGGCGCTGGCGATCTGGCTGTTCAATACGCTTGCCTCGGTGCTGCGCGGTACCGGCAACATGGCGATGCCATCGCTGCTCGGGCTGCTGCTGGCCGGTTTCCAGGTGCTGCTTGGCGGTTTCCTCGGGCTTGGCTTCGGCGGTTTCGAGGGCATCGGCATCATCGGCCTTGCCATCGCCCAGGTGGCGGCCTTCGGCCTCGCGGCATTGGTGCTGCTCTGGTATCTGATTTCCGGCCGCTCGCGGCTGGTGCTGCGCTTCAGCGGGGTACCGTTTCAGCGCGCCATGTTCCTCGATATTCTCAAGGTCGGCGCGGTGTCCTGCCTGTCGCCGCTGCAATCGGTGCTTACCGTGCTGATCTTCACCGGCCTGGTGGCGCGCTTCGGCACCGAGGCGCTGGCTGGCTATGGTATCGGCGCGCGACTGGAATTCCTGCTGGTGCCGATTGCCTTCTCGGTTGGTGTTGCCAGCGTGCCGATGGTCGGCATGGCGGTCGGCGCCGGGGCCATTGCCCGCGCGCGGCGCGTCGCCTGGACTGCGGGTGCAGTCGCGGCCACGGCGCTCGGTCTGATCGGCCTGGTAGTGGTGATCGCGCCGGAAAGCTGGTCCGGCCTGTTCACGCGCGATCCGGCGGTGCTGGAAGCGGCGCGGCAGTATCTCACCGCTGCGGGCTTCGGCTTCCCATTCTTCGGCGTCGGCCTGTGCCTCTATTTCGCCTCGCAGGGTGCCGGCCGCATCGTCGGCCCGGTGCTGACAGCGACGATCCGCCTGGTGCTGGTGGCGGCGGGCGGCTGGTGGCTGACCCAGATCGGTGCCCCGGTCTGGACGCTGTTCGCACTGGCCGGCGTGGCGATGGCGGCTTATGGCCTCGCCACCGCCGCCACCGTCTATTTCACCGATTGGTCGAAGAAGTAA
- a CDS encoding crotonase/enoyl-CoA hydratase family protein, whose translation MAAILTEQRDGLLIITLNRPEARNAINAELAQGLDAALTRLDEDATLRVGIIQGAGGTFCAGMDLKAFVRGESSYTPKRGFGGITEKPPEKPLIAAVEGFALAGGFEVALSCDLIVAAETARFGLPEVKRGLIAAAGGLMRLPRQLPYRLAMEMALTGDMYDAALMHQHGLINRLVPAGGALAAALELAARITPNAPLSLAGTKRTIVESRDWPQDGMFARQFAISKPISGSADAIEGATAFAEKRAPVWKGK comes from the coding sequence ATGGCGGCGATCCTGACCGAGCAGCGCGACGGGCTGCTGATCATCACCCTCAACCGGCCGGAGGCGCGCAACGCCATCAATGCCGAATTGGCCCAGGGCCTGGATGCGGCGCTGACCCGGCTGGATGAGGACGCGACCTTGCGTGTCGGCATCATCCAGGGCGCCGGCGGCACCTTCTGCGCCGGCATGGACCTCAAGGCTTTCGTGCGCGGCGAAAGCAGCTACACGCCGAAGCGCGGCTTTGGCGGCATCACCGAGAAACCGCCGGAAAAGCCGCTGATCGCGGCGGTGGAGGGCTTCGCGCTGGCCGGTGGTTTCGAGGTGGCTTTAAGCTGCGACCTGATCGTGGCGGCGGAAACCGCGCGGTTCGGCCTGCCGGAAGTGAAGCGCGGCCTGATCGCTGCCGCCGGTGGCCTGATGCGCCTGCCGCGCCAGCTACCCTACCGCCTGGCGATGGAAATGGCGCTTACCGGCGACATGTATGACGCCGCCCTGATGCACCAGCATGGCCTGATCAACCGCCTGGTGCCGGCGGGCGGCGCGCTGGCGGCGGCGCTGGAACTGGCCGCCCGCATCACGCCGAATGCGCCGCTGTCGCTGGCCGGCACCAAGCGCACCATCGTGGAATCGCGAGACTGGCCGCAGGACGGCATGTTCGCGCGGCAATTCGCCATCTCGAAGCCGATTTCCGGCTCGGCCGATGCCATCGAGGGCGCCACCGCCTTTGCCGAGAAGCGGGCGCCGGTCTGGAAAGGCAAGTGA
- a CDS encoding cytochrome ubiquinol oxidase subunit I has product MDVLFDPLFLARAQFAFTVSFHIVFPAFTIGLASYLAVLEGLWLLTGRDVYLQVFRFWLKIFAVSFAMGVVSGLVMSYQFGTNWSVFSDKAGPVIGPLMGYEVLSAFFLEAGFLGVMLFGMNKVGKGLHMFATGMVAFGTFLSAFWILAVNSWMQTPAGYAIAANGQYVPVDWLAVIFNPSFPYRLVHMVLAAYLTTAFVVGAVGAWHLLKDKSNQAARVMFSMAMWMAAIVAPIQIVAGDFHGLNTLKYQPAKVAAMEGHYDTHRGAPLILFGWPDNDAAETKYAIAIPKLGSLILTHEWEGEVKGLKEFPRQDWPPAHVVFWSFRIMVGLGLLMALLGGVTLLLRWRGGLYDAPWLHKAALLMGPSGFIAVLAGWVTTEVGRQPYVIYGLLRTADAVSPIGLPGVAASLIAFVIVYFIVFGAGIFYLLRMLGKRPGPDDLHAPAAEAPIRSAGIMPGPAMSQADMNQNRGGTP; this is encoded by the coding sequence ATGGACGTGCTGTTCGATCCGCTGTTTCTGGCGCGGGCGCAATTCGCCTTCACCGTTTCTTTCCACATCGTGTTCCCGGCCTTCACCATCGGGCTGGCCAGCTATCTCGCGGTGCTGGAGGGTCTGTGGCTGCTGACCGGCCGCGATGTCTACCTGCAGGTCTTCCGTTTCTGGCTCAAGATCTTCGCCGTCAGCTTTGCCATGGGGGTCGTCTCCGGCCTGGTGATGAGCTACCAGTTCGGCACCAACTGGTCGGTGTTTTCCGACAAGGCCGGGCCGGTGATCGGTCCGCTGATGGGCTATGAAGTGCTCTCGGCCTTCTTCCTCGAGGCCGGCTTCCTTGGCGTCATGCTGTTTGGCATGAACAAGGTGGGCAAGGGGCTGCACATGTTCGCCACCGGCATGGTCGCCTTCGGCACCTTCCTCTCGGCCTTCTGGATCCTGGCGGTGAATAGCTGGATGCAGACGCCAGCGGGTTACGCCATTGCCGCCAACGGCCAGTATGTGCCAGTCGACTGGCTGGCGGTGATCTTCAATCCCTCTTTCCCCTATCGCCTGGTGCATATGGTGCTGGCGGCCTATCTCACCACCGCCTTCGTGGTCGGCGCGGTCGGCGCCTGGCATCTGCTGAAAGACAAGTCGAACCAGGCGGCGCGCGTCATGTTTTCCATGGCGATGTGGATGGCGGCCATCGTGGCGCCGATCCAGATCGTTGCCGGCGACTTCCATGGCCTCAACACGCTCAAATATCAGCCGGCCAAGGTGGCGGCGATGGAGGGGCATTACGACACCCATCGCGGCGCCCCGCTGATCCTGTTTGGCTGGCCCGACAACGATGCCGCCGAAACCAAATATGCCATCGCCATCCCGAAGCTCGGCAGCCTGATCCTCACGCACGAGTGGGAAGGCGAGGTGAAGGGCCTGAAGGAATTCCCGCGCCAGGATTGGCCGCCGGCGCATGTGGTGTTCTGGAGCTTCCGCATCATGGTCGGGCTTGGACTGTTGATGGCCCTGCTCGGCGGCGTCACGCTGCTTTTGCGCTGGCGCGGCGGGCTTTATGATGCGCCCTGGCTGCACAAGGCCGCACTGCTGATGGGGCCAAGCGGCTTCATCGCCGTGCTCGCCGGCTGGGTCACCACCGAAGTCGGCCGCCAGCCCTATGTGATCTACGGCCTGCTGCGTACGGCGGATGCGGTCTCGCCGATCGGCCTGCCTGGCGTTGCCGCCTCGCTGATCGCCTTCGTCATTGTCTATTTCATCGTGTTTGGCGCCGGCATCTTCTACCTGCTGCGCATGCTGGGCAAACGGCCCGGACCGGACGACCTGCATGCACCGGCTGCGGAAGCACCGATCCGCTCGGCTGGCATCATGCCCGGCCCGGCAATGAGTCAGGCTGATATGAATCAGAATCGGGGAGGCACGCCATGA
- a CDS encoding DHA2 family efflux MFS transporter permease subunit: MGRAVAASAPPQKQAAGLAAITACVMAATVMQALDVTIANVALPYMQGSLSASLTQINWVLTSYIVAAAIMTPPTGWLTARFGRKPVFLFAVAGFTIASVLCGLATSLEQMVLFRLLQGVFGAPLVPLSQAVLLDSYPRERHGYAMALWGMGVMIGPILGPTLGGWLTDNFSWHWVFLINLPVGVLTFLGLSAVMPATPPDPGKRLDWFGFATMSLAIGALQLMLDRSEQLDWFSSPEIVIEAALSLLGAYLFVVHILTARNPFIEPAIFRDRNLVTGLLFIAVAAGIMVTTLALLVPFAQSLLGYPALTVGTVMMPRGIGTMVSMMLVGRIIHRVDMRLLLFIGLSLTALSLHGMSGFTLNSGMADIISTGLLQGFGLGMIFIPLSTLSFSTLPAEHRPQGTALYSLLRNIGSSILVSTTVFVLSSNQSLLQADLVQHVTPFSDIVRWLPEMWNPATDTGRAALAAEVTRQTMLIAYNDCFRLLMLIAVASMPAVLLIRQPR, from the coding sequence ATGGGCCGGGCTGTAGCGGCATCGGCACCGCCGCAGAAGCAGGCCGCCGGTCTGGCGGCAATCACCGCCTGCGTCATGGCCGCGACGGTCATGCAGGCGCTGGATGTCACCATCGCCAATGTCGCGCTGCCCTATATGCAGGGCTCGCTTTCCGCCAGCCTGACCCAGATCAACTGGGTGCTGACCTCCTATATCGTCGCTGCCGCGATCATGACGCCGCCGACCGGCTGGCTCACCGCGCGCTTTGGCCGCAAGCCGGTATTTCTCTTTGCCGTCGCCGGCTTCACCATTGCTTCCGTGCTGTGCGGCCTGGCCACCTCACTGGAGCAGATGGTGTTGTTCCGCCTGCTGCAAGGCGTGTTCGGCGCGCCACTGGTACCGCTCTCACAAGCGGTGCTGCTGGACAGCTACCCGCGCGAGCGCCACGGCTATGCCATGGCCTTGTGGGGCATGGGGGTGATGATCGGCCCGATCCTGGGGCCTACGCTCGGCGGCTGGCTGACCGATAATTTCTCCTGGCATTGGGTGTTTCTGATCAACCTGCCGGTCGGCGTGCTCACCTTCCTCGGCCTCTCGGCGGTGATGCCGGCAACGCCGCCTGATCCCGGCAAGCGGCTCGACTGGTTCGGCTTCGCCACCATGAGCCTGGCCATCGGCGCACTGCAATTGATGCTGGACCGCAGCGAGCAGCTCGACTGGTTCTCCTCGCCGGAAATCGTCATCGAGGCGGCGCTGAGCCTGCTCGGTGCCTACCTGTTCGTGGTGCACATCCTCACCGCGCGCAATCCCTTCATCGAGCCGGCGATCTTCCGCGACCGCAATCTCGTGACCGGCCTGCTGTTCATCGCTGTCGCCGCCGGCATCATGGTGACGACCCTGGCCCTGCTGGTGCCCTTCGCGCAAAGCCTGCTCGGCTATCCCGCGCTCACTGTCGGCACCGTGATGATGCCGCGCGGCATCGGCACCATGGTATCGATGATGCTGGTGGGCCGCATCATCCACCGCGTCGACATGCGGCTGCTGCTGTTCATCGGCCTCAGCCTCACCGCGCTGTCGCTGCATGGCATGAGTGGCTTCACCTTGAACAGCGGCATGGCGGACATCATCAGTACCGGCCTGCTGCAGGGCTTCGGCCTCGGCATGATCTTCATTCCGCTTTCCACGCTAAGCTTCAGCACGCTGCCGGCAGAGCACCGCCCGCAGGGCACGGCGCTCTACAGCCTGCTGCGCAATATCGGCTCCAGCATCCTGGTCTCGACCACGGTATTCGTGTTGTCGAGCAACCAGAGTCTGCTGCAGGCCGACCTGGTGCAGCACGTGACACCGTTCAGCGACATCGTGCGCTGGCTGCCGGAGATGTGGAATCCAGCCACCGATACGGGCCGTGCAGCCCTGGCGGCAGAGGTGACGCGCCAGACCATGCTGATCGCCTATAACGACTGCTTCCGCCTGCTGATGCTGATCGCGGTGGCATCGATGCCGGCGGTTTTGCTGATCCGCCAGCCGCGCTGA